One genomic window of Malaciobacter molluscorum LMG 25693 includes the following:
- a CDS encoding DsrE family protein, translated as MKLIFSVIVFFILGSHLYADNIKGLNVLVTSKDSQTQMMSMVLSMMSLKQKKDVNIVLCSDGGNLALKNFKGEVLKPMNKTPKMMLQALIKKGANVKVCPLFLPNKNMKESDLIQNVLVAKPMEVAKLLLKDDFKNLTF; from the coding sequence ATGAAACTAATTTTTTCTGTAATTGTCTTTTTTATTTTAGGAAGTCATTTATATGCAGATAATATAAAAGGCTTAAATGTTTTAGTTACATCAAAAGATTCACAAACTCAAATGATGTCAATGGTTCTATCAATGATGAGTTTAAAACAAAAAAAAGATGTAAATATTGTGCTTTGTTCAGATGGTGGGAATTTAGCTCTTAAAAATTTCAAAGGTGAAGTTTTAAAACCTATGAATAAAACACCCAAAATGATGTTACAAGCACTTATTAAAAAAGGAGCAAATGTAAAAGTTTGTCCTCTATTTTTACCAAATAAAAATATGAAAGAAAGTGATTTAATACAAAATGTATTAGTTGCTAAACCAATGGAAGTAGCAAAGTTATTATTAAAAGATGATTTTAAAAATCTTACTTTTTAA
- a CDS encoding HugZ family pyridoxamine 5'-phosphate oxidase: protein MLNEFINSFKSINLSTLDENNFPFSSYAPFIKYNNKYYVYLSDMAKHANNLKNNPKVCIFFIEDEKDCENIFARKRVTLQATSNLIKRDTKKFEKILDEFEKLNKDTVKVTREMLDFNLFELTPIYGEAIFGFGKAYNIGGEHFDTLIQRDNLKGHKSK from the coding sequence ATGTTAAATGAATTCATAAATAGTTTTAAAAGTATTAATTTATCTACCCTAGATGAAAATAATTTCCCGTTTAGTAGTTACGCTCCTTTCATAAAATATAACAATAAATACTATGTTTATTTAAGTGATATGGCTAAACATGCAAATAATCTAAAAAACAATCCAAAAGTTTGTATTTTTTTTATAGAAGATGAAAAAGATTGTGAAAATATATTTGCAAGAAAAAGAGTTACATTACAGGCAACTTCAAATCTAATTAAAAGAGATACAAAAAAATTTGAGAAGATTTTAGATGAATTTGAGAAACTAAATAAAGATACTGTAAAAGTAACTAGAGAAATGCTTGATTTCAATCTTTTTGAATTAACCCCTATTTATGGAGAAGCAATTTTTGGTTTTGGTAAAGCATATAATATTGGTGGAGAACATTTTGATACTTTAATCCAAAGAGATAACCTAAAAGGACATAAAAGTAAATAG
- a CDS encoding sulfite exporter TauE/SafE family protein, with translation MIELALLGVFTGFIAGFFGVGGGMLLVPLLIVLGYQMKEAIAISIMQMVFSSVFGSFLNIKKSIEVLRDGVFLGIGGIFGGSFSGIIISNFSNTSLQYFFIFIIILSILRIFFSPVEPIKEVKKQNKFLLILIGFVIGLFAMSIGIGGSVMLTPILVGFMHYSIKKATSLGLFFVVFSSISGFISLTLHGKMLLTQGLIVGICSLIGVYFGIKMKNMIQATSYKKYILLLNTSVLILMASKTLF, from the coding sequence ATGATTGAATTAGCCCTTTTAGGAGTTTTTACTGGATTTATAGCCGGTTTTTTTGGAGTGGGAGGAGGAATGCTTCTCGTTCCTTTACTTATAGTATTAGGCTATCAAATGAAAGAAGCTATTGCAATTTCTATTATGCAAATGGTATTTAGTTCTGTTTTTGGTAGCTTTTTAAATATAAAAAAAAGTATTGAAGTATTAAGAGATGGTGTTTTTCTTGGAATTGGAGGAATTTTTGGAGGTTCTTTTAGTGGTATAATAATTTCAAATTTTTCAAATACATCATTACAATACTTTTTTATTTTTATAATAATCTTATCAATTTTAAGAATATTTTTTTCACCTGTAGAACCGATAAAAGAAGTAAAAAAACAAAATAAATTTTTATTAATATTAATAGGATTCGTAATTGGACTTTTTGCCATGAGTATAGGTATTGGAGGTTCTGTCATGCTAACTCCAATTTTAGTTGGATTTATGCATTATAGTATAAAAAAAGCTACTTCATTAGGTTTATTTTTTGTAGTTTTTTCTTCAATTTCTGGTTTTATATCATTAACTCTTCATGGAAAAATGCTCTTAACACAAGGATTAATAGTTGGTATTTGTTCTTTAATAGGTGTCTATTTTGGAATAAAAATGAAAAATATGATACAAGCAACATCATATAAAAAATACATTCTCTTATTAAATACTTCAGTATTAATACTAATGGCTTCAAAAACATTATTTTAA
- the speA gene encoding biosynthetic arginine decarboxylase, with protein sequence MNNFGIDLWSNNNFFIEDGLLKINHKNKPSLISLVKEIRKQNYKGPLLFRFPHLIEKQITRLYNTYNAAIKENNYHGKFNAVFPLKVNQFPTFVHPLIEAGEKFNYGLEAGSKAELIIAMTYNKKAPITVNGFKDKEMIHLGFIAKKMGHNITLIIEGLNELETIVEVSKETNLPCPSIGLRVRLFNGGSGAWAKSGGIDSKFGLSSTEILEAYDVLEKNNLFDCLTMIHFHIGSSMNNIKPLKNALKESGHIYAELKNLGATNLNSINIGGGLGVEYSQYKRTINYSLQEFASDVVFTLKNIARQKNVEEPNIFTESGRFISASSAVLIAPVLELFSAEYEAEHLRLKEVNPPLIVELNELYKDMKKRNALEYMHDSIDHLESLLKLFDLGYIDLKDRSNAEILTNLIIKKAISFLEVNAYEELKRIDNKIQEKYLLNFSIFQSLPDLWGINQEFPIMPITHLDKNPTRSASIWDITCDSDGEIEFNPNKPLYLHDVDLDKEEYFIGFFQVGAYQDVLGMKHNLFSHPTEVNVTFDENEVKLEQIIESQKIIDILDDIDYDTNEIKSILNSQLDDDIYEILEKYLNDNSYLKTTWS encoded by the coding sequence TTGAATAATTTTGGTATAGATTTATGGAGTAACAATAATTTTTTTATTGAAGATGGTTTATTAAAAATCAATCATAAAAACAAACCATCACTAATCTCATTAGTTAAAGAGATTAGAAAACAAAACTATAAAGGTCCTTTGTTATTTAGATTTCCACATCTAATTGAAAAACAAATAACAAGACTTTATAATACATATAATGCAGCAATTAAAGAAAATAATTATCATGGAAAATTTAATGCAGTTTTTCCTTTAAAAGTAAATCAATTCCCTACTTTTGTACATCCTTTAATCGAAGCTGGTGAAAAATTTAATTATGGATTAGAAGCAGGAAGTAAAGCTGAACTTATAATAGCAATGACTTATAACAAAAAAGCACCTATTACAGTGAATGGATTTAAAGATAAAGAGATGATTCATTTAGGTTTTATTGCTAAAAAAATGGGTCATAATATAACTTTAATTATTGAAGGTTTAAATGAGCTTGAAACAATAGTTGAAGTATCAAAAGAGACAAATTTACCTTGTCCTAGTATTGGTCTTAGAGTAAGACTATTTAATGGTGGAAGTGGTGCATGGGCAAAATCAGGGGGAATTGATTCAAAATTTGGATTAAGTTCAACTGAAATATTAGAAGCATACGATGTTTTAGAAAAAAATAATCTCTTTGATTGCTTAACAATGATTCATTTTCATATTGGTTCATCAATGAATAATATTAAACCTTTAAAAAATGCATTAAAAGAGTCTGGACATATTTATGCAGAACTTAAAAATCTTGGGGCAACAAACTTAAACTCTATTAATATTGGTGGTGGTTTAGGAGTTGAATATTCTCAATATAAAAGAACAATAAACTACTCTTTGCAAGAATTTGCAAGTGATGTTGTATTTACATTAAAAAACATTGCTAGGCAGAAAAATGTTGAAGAGCCTAATATTTTCACAGAATCAGGAAGATTTATTTCAGCTTCTAGTGCTGTATTAATTGCACCTGTATTAGAACTTTTTTCTGCAGAATATGAAGCTGAACACTTGAGATTAAAAGAAGTAAATCCTCCTTTAATTGTAGAATTAAATGAATTATATAAAGATATGAAAAAAAGAAATGCTTTAGAATATATGCATGATAGTATTGATCATCTAGAATCCTTATTAAAACTTTTTGATTTAGGGTATATTGATTTAAAAGATAGATCAAATGCAGAAATTTTAACAAATTTAATTATCAAAAAAGCTATTTCATTTTTAGAAGTAAATGCATATGAAGAGTTAAAAAGAATTGATAATAAAATTCAAGAAAAATATCTTTTAAACTTTTCAATTTTTCAATCACTTCCAGATTTATGGGGAATAAATCAAGAGTTTCCAATTATGCCAATAACACATCTTGATAAAAATCCTACAAGAAGTGCTTCAATTTGGGATATTACTTGTGACAGTGATGGAGAAATAGAATTTAATCCTAATAAACCTTTATATTTGCATGATGTTGATTTAGATAAAGAAGAGTATTTTATAGGTTTTTTCCAAGTAGGAGCTTATCAAGATGTATTAGGGATGAAACATAATCTATTCTCTCATCCAACAGAAGTAAATGTAACTTTTGATGAAAATGAAGTAAAACTTGAACAAATTATTGAGTCTCAAAAAATTATAGATATTCTTGATGATATTGATTATGATACAAATGAGATAAAATCAATTTTAAATAGTCAATTAGATGATGATATATATGAGATATTAGAAAAATACTTAAATGATAATTCATACTTAAAAACAACTTGGAGTTAA
- the cysE gene encoding serine O-acetyltransferase: MIEEKKEKISLWKLIKEDFSVPKQNDPALNSTVELFFNYPGVWAIINYRVANSLHKKGFKRLSRVISGISSCLTKTDIHPGCEIGRRVFIDHAIGVVIGETTIIEDDVLIYQGVTLGGVSLNKGKRHPTIKSNCVIGSGAKVLGNITVGKNSRIGANSVVICDVPKNSTAVGVPAKVIKRDDKKCKLSHNDLPDINKEMFDYLLKRVAVLENAVKSYDGIDLTNEDKELEDIYQRFIKAMNSIKQ, from the coding sequence ATGATAGAAGAGAAGAAAGAGAAAATATCACTTTGGAAATTAATAAAAGAGGACTTTTCTGTTCCTAAACAAAATGATCCTGCTTTAAACTCTACGGTAGAACTATTTTTTAACTATCCTGGAGTTTGGGCAATTATAAATTATAGAGTTGCAAATAGTTTACATAAAAAAGGATTTAAAAGACTTTCACGAGTCATAAGTGGTATATCATCTTGTCTTACAAAAACTGATATTCATCCAGGTTGTGAAATAGGTAGAAGAGTATTTATAGACCATGCAATTGGCGTAGTAATTGGAGAAACAACGATAATAGAAGATGATGTACTTATTTATCAAGGAGTAACATTAGGTGGTGTATCTTTAAATAAAGGGAAACGTCACCCTACTATAAAATCAAATTGTGTTATTGGAAGTGGTGCAAAAGTTTTAGGAAATATAACAGTTGGTAAAAATTCTAGAATAGGAGCAAATTCTGTTGTAATTTGTGATGTACCTAAAAATTCTACAGCTGTGGGAGTACCTGCTAAAGTAATAAAAAGAGATGATAAAAAATGTAAACTATCTCATAATGATTTACCAGATATTAATAAAGAGATGTTTGATTACTTATTAAAAAGAGTTGCCGTACTTGAAAATGCAGTTAAATCTTATGATGGAATTGATTTAACAAATGAAGATAAAGAATTAGAAGATATATATCAAAGATTTATAAAAGCAATGAACTCAATAAAACAATGA
- the pdxH gene encoding pyridoxamine 5'-phosphate oxidase, translating to MDLSSMREEYVNNGLRRKDLDANPIKQFEIWFSQAINADLIEPNAMSLATVGKDMMPSIRTVLLKFFDESGFVFFSNYESEKAKQIEENEKVALHFAWLGLERQVKIEGSASKISSTKSLKYFLSRPKGSQMGAWVSHQSEVISSRSVLEAKFNEIKNKFVKGEIPFPSFWGGYIIKPEKIEFWQGAKNRLHDRFQYTLVDNSWKIDRLAP from the coding sequence GTGGACTTAAGTTCAATGAGAGAAGAGTATGTTAATAATGGATTAAGAAGAAAAGATTTAGATGCTAATCCCATAAAGCAGTTTGAAATATGGTTCTCTCAAGCAATAAATGCAGATCTTATTGAACCTAATGCAATGAGTTTAGCAACTGTAGGAAAAGATATGATGCCCTCAATTAGAACTGTTTTACTGAAATTTTTTGATGAAAGTGGGTTTGTATTTTTCTCAAATTATGAAAGTGAAAAAGCTAAACAAATAGAGGAAAATGAAAAAGTAGCATTACATTTTGCATGGCTTGGATTGGAAAGGCAAGTGAAAATTGAAGGAAGTGCTTCTAAAATTTCTTCTACAAAATCATTAAAATACTTTTTGTCTAGACCTAAAGGCAGCCAAATGGGCGCATGGGTTTCACATCAAAGCGAAGTAATAAGTTCAAGAAGTGTATTAGAAGCAAAATTTAATGAGATAAAAAATAAATTTGTAAAAGGAGAAATTCCTTTTCCATCTTTTTGGGGTGGATATATTATAAAACCTGAAAAAATAGAATTTTGGCAAGGTGCAAAAAATAGATTACATGATAGATTTCAATATACTTTAGTTGATAATAGTTGGAAAATAGATAGATTAGCTCCTTAA
- a CDS encoding dicarboxylate/amino acid:cation symporter, whose protein sequence is MPQKTKGILLNIGVQIIIAMIIGIIVGLLMKEQASMFEPLGTIFIHLIKMLVVPLIAISIISGAASLGGTSSAGKIGISTFAFFLITSAFAVLLALGMGEYFKPGSGIDLTTVKHMFSNEYADKGEIPGFFETIIGIIPTNVFQSLTSANILQILFFCLFLGIAISKLEKEKSAPLINGLNALVEAFIWMINIVMKFAPIGVFGLMADAIGQFGFDILKVITNLVVVYMIAILIFGFLFFPALVKLFSSLSPKKFILAMKKPQTVALSTASSMGTLPVTMEVCEDELKVSKSTSSFVLPLGATINMSGNAIYYGLAAIFFAQVFHINLGFAEYGAIILTATIGAIGQAGVPGPSFLVVAVLIAANIPIEGLPLLFAVDRIFDMTRTALNITGDAACAVIIDDNFNKEKI, encoded by the coding sequence ATGCCACAAAAAACAAAGGGCATCCTATTAAATATAGGTGTTCAGATTATTATTGCAATGATAATAGGTATCATTGTAGGATTATTGATGAAAGAACAAGCATCAATGTTCGAACCACTAGGAACAATATTTATTCATTTAATTAAAATGCTTGTAGTTCCATTAATTGCGATTTCTATTATAAGTGGAGCAGCAAGTCTTGGTGGAACAAGTTCAGCAGGTAAAATAGGTATTTCTACTTTTGCATTTTTTTTAATAACTTCAGCTTTTGCTGTTTTATTAGCTCTTGGAATGGGAGAATATTTCAAACCAGGTAGTGGAATAGATTTAACAACTGTAAAACATATGTTTTCAAATGAATATGCAGATAAGGGTGAAATACCAGGTTTCTTTGAAACAATCATAGGAATTATTCCAACAAATGTATTTCAATCACTAACAAGTGCTAATATTCTGCAAATTTTATTTTTCTGTTTATTTCTTGGTATTGCTATTTCAAAATTAGAAAAAGAAAAATCTGCTCCATTAATAAATGGATTAAATGCTTTAGTTGAAGCTTTTATTTGGATGATTAATATAGTTATGAAATTTGCTCCTATTGGGGTATTTGGACTTATGGCAGATGCAATTGGTCAATTTGGTTTTGATATATTAAAAGTAATAACAAATTTAGTTGTTGTTTATATGATTGCTATTTTAATTTTTGGATTCTTATTTTTCCCAGCTTTAGTAAAACTATTTTCTTCATTAAGTCCAAAAAAGTTTATTTTAGCTATGAAAAAACCACAAACTGTAGCTTTATCAACGGCTTCATCAATGGGAACGCTACCAGTAACAATGGAAGTGTGTGAAGATGAATTAAAAGTATCAAAAAGTACTTCATCTTTTGTTTTACCTTTAGGTGCCACTATAAATATGAGTGGTAATGCAATTTATTATGGACTTGCAGCTATATTTTTTGCCCAAGTATTTCACATAAATTTAGGATTTGCTGAATATGGAGCTATTATATTAACAGCAACAATTGGAGCTATTGGACAAGCAGGTGTTCCTGGTCCCTCATTCCTTGTTGTTGCTGTATTAATAGCTGCAAATATTCCTATTGAAGGATTACCTTTATTATTCGCTGTAGATAGAATATTTGATATGACTAGAACAGCTTTAAATATCACTGGTGATGCAGCATGTGCTGTAATCATTGATGATAATTTCAATAAAGAAAAAATCTAA
- the uvrA gene encoding excinuclease ABC subunit UvrA yields the protein MKDTIKIYNAKENNLKNINLEIPKNKLIVFTGLSGSGKSTLAFDTLYAEGQRRYIESLSAYARQFLDKVGKPDVERIEGLTPAIAIDQKTTSKNPRSTVGTITEVYDYFRLLYARVGKQHCYKCGKPISQMSSSDVIEQVLSLPNEAKIIILAPLINRKKGTFADLLESLRSKGYVRAIIDGVMVRLDEEVELEKNKMHTIKVVIDRVVVREENRDRIAQDVEKGLKESFGELEVEIINFKELECEKHVHYSEHMACFDCKISFEPLEPLSFSFNSPKGACPSCDGLGIRYALDMKKIINEDLSLKDGAIKIIYGFNKGYYFKMLTAFCEAANIDMNKTFSELEDHERKAILHGGVEEAEFTWKRHKLRRKWEGIVTIAYNMVKDEKDMAEYMTEKICDSCNGNRLKPSSQSVFVAKKTISDIINLPIEDAHKFFQDNKNFDYLNEQNKMIAAPILKEIRERIFFLDDVGLGYITLGRDARTISGGEAQRIRVASQIGSGLTGVMYVLDEPSIGLHERDTAKLIKTLKALQEKGNTVIVVEHDKETIKEADFIVDIGPKAGKYGGEIVFAGTMKQMLKANTLTAQYVSGKKQISYIYNRTQEDFIEIKNVNINNIKNLDVKIPLKNLVAITGVSGSGKSSLILQTLLPVAKELLNHAKRVKKVDGVEINGLENLDKVIYLDQSPIGRTPRSNPATYTGLMDEIRVLFTKTKEASLRGYKVGRFSFNVKGGRCEKCQGEGEIKIEMHFLPDIMVKCDECNGQRYNKQTLEILYKSKNIADVLNMSVDEALEFFAKVPKIYAKLKTLSDVGLGYITLGQNAVTLSGGEAQRIKLSKELSKKDTGNTLYVLDEPTTGLHFADVDRLTKVLHHLVEVGNSVLVIEHNLDIIKNSDWIIDIGLEGGSKGGKIVAEGTPQELADTHKKTKSYTGFYLEKELNEHNK from the coding sequence ATGAAAGATACAATTAAAATATATAATGCAAAAGAGAATAATTTAAAAAATATAAATCTAGAAATTCCAAAAAATAAATTAATAGTTTTTACAGGACTTTCAGGTTCGGGTAAATCAACTTTAGCCTTTGATACACTTTATGCAGAAGGTCAAAGAAGATATATAGAATCCTTAAGTGCTTATGCAAGACAATTTTTAGATAAAGTAGGAAAGCCAGATGTTGAAAGAATAGAAGGTTTAACTCCAGCTATTGCAATTGACCAAAAAACAACTTCAAAAAATCCTCGTTCAACAGTTGGGACAATTACAGAAGTTTATGATTATTTTAGACTTTTATATGCAAGAGTTGGAAAACAACATTGTTATAAATGTGGAAAACCAATCTCACAAATGAGTTCTTCAGATGTAATTGAACAAGTTTTATCTCTTCCAAATGAAGCAAAAATAATTATATTAGCTCCACTAATTAATAGAAAAAAAGGAACTTTTGCTGATTTATTAGAAAGTTTAAGATCAAAAGGTTATGTAAGAGCGATTATTGATGGTGTTATGGTAAGACTTGATGAAGAAGTTGAACTTGAAAAAAATAAAATGCACACTATTAAAGTTGTAATTGATAGAGTTGTAGTACGTGAAGAAAATAGAGATAGAATTGCACAAGATGTAGAAAAAGGTTTAAAAGAGAGTTTTGGAGAATTAGAAGTTGAAATAATCAATTTTAAAGAATTAGAGTGTGAAAAACATGTTCATTATTCTGAACATATGGCTTGTTTTGATTGTAAAATATCATTTGAACCACTTGAACCTTTAAGTTTTTCATTTAATTCACCAAAAGGAGCTTGTCCTTCTTGTGATGGACTTGGAATCAGATATGCTCTTGATATGAAAAAAATTATAAATGAAGATTTAAGTTTAAAAGATGGAGCAATCAAAATAATTTATGGTTTTAATAAAGGTTATTATTTCAAAATGTTAACAGCATTTTGTGAAGCTGCAAATATAGACATGAATAAAACTTTTAGTGAATTAGAAGATCATGAAAGAAAAGCTATTTTACATGGTGGAGTTGAAGAAGCTGAATTTACATGGAAAAGACACAAATTAAGAAGAAAATGGGAAGGTATTGTAACAATAGCTTACAATATGGTAAAAGATGAAAAAGATATGGCAGAATACATGACAGAAAAAATATGTGATTCATGTAATGGAAATAGATTAAAGCCCTCTTCTCAAAGCGTATTTGTAGCTAAAAAAACTATTTCAGATATTATAAATTTACCAATTGAAGATGCACATAAGTTCTTTCAAGACAATAAAAACTTTGATTATTTAAATGAACAAAATAAAATGATTGCTGCACCAATTTTAAAAGAAATAAGAGAAAGAATCTTTTTTTTAGATGATGTTGGATTAGGTTATATTACATTAGGAAGAGATGCAAGAACAATCTCAGGTGGTGAAGCTCAAAGAATTAGAGTAGCAAGTCAAATTGGTTCAGGTTTGACAGGAGTTATGTATGTACTTGATGAACCTTCTATTGGTCTGCATGAAAGAGATACTGCAAAATTAATTAAAACACTTAAAGCTCTACAAGAAAAAGGAAATACTGTTATTGTTGTTGAACATGATAAAGAGACAATAAAAGAAGCAGACTTTATTGTAGATATTGGACCAAAGGCAGGAAAATATGGAGGAGAAATTGTATTTGCTGGAACAATGAAACAAATGCTAAAAGCAAATACCTTAACAGCACAATATGTTTCTGGTAAAAAACAAATATCTTATATTTACAATAGAACACAAGAAGATTTTATTGAAATAAAAAATGTAAATATAAATAATATAAAAAATTTAGATGTTAAAATACCACTTAAAAATTTAGTTGCTATTACAGGTGTTAGTGGTAGTGGTAAATCTTCACTTATTTTGCAAACTTTACTACCTGTAGCAAAAGAGTTATTAAATCATGCAAAAAGAGTTAAAAAAGTTGATGGTGTAGAAATCAATGGATTGGAAAATCTAGATAAAGTAATATATCTTGATCAAAGTCCAATTGGAAGAACTCCAAGAAGTAATCCTGCAACATATACAGGATTAATGGATGAAATTAGAGTTCTTTTTACAAAAACAAAAGAAGCAAGCCTTAGAGGATATAAAGTAGGAAGATTCTCATTTAATGTAAAAGGTGGAAGATGTGAAAAATGTCAAGGAGAAGGTGAAATAAAAATCGAGATGCACTTCTTACCAGATATAATGGTAAAATGTGATGAGTGTAATGGACAAAGATATAATAAACAAACACTTGAAATTCTTTATAAAAGTAAAAATATTGCAGATGTTTTAAATATGAGTGTTGATGAAGCACTAGAATTTTTTGCAAAAGTTCCAAAAATTTATGCAAAACTAAAAACATTAAGTGATGTAGGTCTTGGATATATAACATTAGGTCAAAATGCAGTAACTCTTAGTGGAGGAGAAGCTCAAAGAATTAAACTATCAAAAGAGTTAAGTAAAAAAGATACAGGAAATACTCTTTATGTACTTGATGAACCTACAACTGGACTACATTTTGCTGATGTGGATAGACTAACAAAAGTTTTACACCATTTAGTTGAAGTTGGAAATTCGGTACTTGTAATTGAACATAATCTTGATATTATAAAAAACTCTGATTGGATTATAGATATAGGTTTAGAAGGTGGAAGTAAAGGTGGTAAAATAGTAGCAGAAGGAACACCACAAGAACTTGCAGATACACATAAAAAAACAAAATCTTACACAGGTTTTTATCTAGAAAAAGAACTTAACGAACATAATAAATAG
- a CDS encoding CNNM domain-containing protein, giving the protein MEMLILLFFLVIGTSFLCSVLESIILSTTISYISVMENNSPSTGKLLKKLKSDIDISIASILIINTIANTLGATAIGVQAQNVFEGNSELVMLISIILTFMILFFAEIIPKTIGAVYWKELAPIAARLINIFVFITYPIILITQFVTKKIAKNASTCDSFSREELIHSTLLSEEEGVIGDLESDIIENTLSLNAIKIKDILTPRSVVYAVQKDTLIKDILEDKRTYKFSRVPVYDDSIDNIIGVVLTKKLFKQAIKDKNVPIENIMTSVFTLNENIPVGKALSKFIQKKEHMFIVLDNYDQTEGLVTLEDCIETLLGLEIMDELDTTADMRRLALNKMKAKRKEKEKEN; this is encoded by the coding sequence ATGGAAATGTTAATTCTTCTATTTTTTCTTGTGATTGGTACGTCATTTTTATGTTCGGTTTTAGAATCTATTATTCTATCAACAACAATTTCATATATATCAGTTATGGAAAACAATAGTCCAAGTACTGGGAAATTACTAAAGAAATTAAAATCAGATATTGATATTTCAATCGCTTCAATTTTAATAATAAATACTATTGCAAATACTCTTGGTGCTACAGCTATTGGTGTTCAAGCACAAAATGTATTTGAAGGAAACAGTGAATTAGTAATGTTAATTTCAATTATATTAACATTTATGATTCTATTTTTTGCGGAAATTATTCCCAAAACAATTGGTGCAGTTTATTGGAAGGAGTTAGCTCCTATTGCAGCAAGATTAATAAATATATTTGTATTTATAACATATCCAATAATATTAATAACACAATTTGTTACAAAAAAAATTGCAAAAAATGCTTCAACTTGTGATTCTTTTTCAAGAGAAGAGTTAATTCACTCAACTTTATTAAGTGAGGAAGAAGGTGTTATTGGTGATTTAGAATCTGATATTATAGAAAATACATTATCATTAAATGCTATAAAAATAAAAGATATTTTAACACCACGATCAGTAGTTTATGCAGTACAAAAAGATACTTTAATAAAAGATATCTTAGAAGATAAAAGAACTTATAAATTCTCAAGAGTTCCCGTTTATGATGACTCAATTGATAATATTATAGGTGTGGTATTAACAAAAAAACTTTTTAAACAAGCAATAAAAGATAAAAATGTACCTATTGAAAATATTATGACATCAGTATTTACATTAAATGAAAATATTCCAGTAGGAAAAGCATTAAGTAAGTTTATTCAGAAAAAAGAACATATGTTTATTGTTCTTGATAACTATGACCAAACTGAAGGTCTAGTAACATTAGAAGATTGTATTGAAACTCTGTTAGGTTTAGAAATAATGGATGAATTAGATACAACAGCTGATATGAGAAGACTTGCTTTAAATAAAATGAAAGCAAAAAGAAAAGAAAAAGAGAAAGAAAATTAA
- a CDS encoding glutathione peroxidase has protein sequence MKTIYDFDVKTIDGKSINMGEYKNKVLLIVNVASKCGFTSQYEGLEKLYEKYKSKDFVVLGFPCNQFMNQEPGTNEEIKEFCSLTYNVKFPMFSKIDVNGDKTEPLYKYLKEQASGVLGTEAIKWNFTKFLIDKNGKVIERYSPSTTPKSLEKDIEKLF, from the coding sequence ATGAAAACTATTTATGATTTTGATGTAAAGACAATTGATGGGAAATCAATAAATATGGGGGAATACAAAAATAAAGTCTTATTAATTGTAAATGTTGCAAGTAAATGTGGATTTACTTCTCAATATGAAGGTTTAGAAAAATTATATGAAAAATATAAGTCTAAAGATTTTGTAGTATTAGGGTTCCCTTGTAATCAATTTATGAATCAAGAACCTGGAACAAATGAAGAGATAAAAGAGTTTTGTTCTTTAACATATAATGTTAAATTTCCAATGTTTTCAAAAATAGATGTAAATGGTGATAAAACTGAACCTTTATATAAATATTTGAAAGAACAAGCTTCAGGTGTTTTAGGAACAGAAGCAATTAAATGGAATTTTACAAAATTTTTAATAGATAAAAATGGAAAAGTTATTGAAAGATATTCTCCTTCAACAACACCAAAAAGTTTAGAAAAAGATATAGAAAAACTATTTTAG